The Drosophila sechellia strain sech25 chromosome 2L, ASM438219v1, whole genome shotgun sequence region ATGAGTCGAGATTATAGCGTCATGCAGTGTTTTATACGTATGTAGGTAAAAAGCATTTAATATATGTTTTCGATTGGATTCCTAATCATATAAAACCAACTGAAGGTAGTTTTCAATAAACTGACATCTAGTTTTCCTTTATTAAAAACACCCTTTAAATATCAAAACTTTCCGTcatatttactttaatttcTAGCATttacgaatatatatatatatcgagATTTTTAGTGGTCAAATTTGGTAATTACACTTTTCCATGAAACAGTAAATAAACTCATAGCGTTGtctaacatatatatatccaaTAAACGGTGATAATTGCTTTTATAGCACAAACATACTACTGATTTTTAGTTGGGCTCAGATCAGCTTTAACTGGTTTTCCTCAGGCAATTTATTAGAAAATTTCCTCAAATCAAAGACAAGTGGGTGGGTCAGGCATCTGCCCCTCATAAACCCCCTTTGTCCGATCGAACCCCCGCGAAATGCAAATCAATTTGCATTGACAATGAATTTGCTGCCCCTCGCACATGGGCTCTGAATTCAGTTTGCATTGCATTAATTAGCAAAGTAGTAAAAGTACTTCTACATATGTTATATAAGTCATAGTCTAGCGCGTTAATTAGTATGCATCCCTGGGTATACATTTGTGTTTGACTATCAACAATAATAAATGTGTACGGCATTTGTGATCATGTAAACTGTCTGCCAATCATATATGACAAAGAAATGATTCTCATATATACCAGGCAAAATATTTctgaaacagaaaacaaaatgattTACTTGAGTCTTTATGAAAAATAGTTTTCGCGAACGATCATAGATAGGTCCAATCAACTGGAGCTGggtgttttataatttcgctAATGAAGACAAGTTCAAGTTCACCCACGATCGCTCTGTTGTAAATGCTAAATTGGGTTTTAAATTCCCATTAATTATGATGACTTCTGCATCGACGGTCTAACTTCCGTTCAGTGTGAAACCCATCCTTTCATCAATGAACTTGAGTGATCAATGAAACTTCCGCTGCAATTGAAATTCAATGCAACTATCACACCATTTTAACAAATTACACATATTTACATAGAACACAATGTCTGCCCACGTCTGTATGTAGACAGACTCATTCACGGTCAAGttcaaaatagaaaaaatatgaataaatagTGCATGCATTAATGTATACAACGACAATTTAATACAACTGAAACACGGCttagtaaataaatttagtTGGGCACGAGTGCAACTGCATGACAAGTGCATTCCACTCAAGTTCCgctaaatttaataaatttaattcttATCTGTACAGCCACCTTCTCACTCGAAGTGTCCAACTTAAACGTTTAGCAAATTAAACTATTCCGATAAACACCTCGTGCTCTCGAATGCTTCGACACAGCTTACTGCAGCCACTAAACACAGTTCAGGCCGCCAAATGGTTTCCATATCAGTGAAAAGCCCACCCCACTCCGCCACCTGTTTCCCGATGCCATCCAACAAACGACCTGGGCACATGCCAATCATCCACTCAGAATCGGTTTCAGTTTCTGGACTGTTCTGTAGTTACATCAATTAGGCGAACCACAGATACCGAACGCCGACGGAACCGAGAACATCGGACACATAATGGCATTATCATCGCGTCGGCCTCCCAAAGGGTGTGGAGCACCCAGACAATTGTGATCACTGATCTCCCTGGTGGTGCAGTTCATTCGGTCAAGCTACACTTTACACAGTATTTACTTTTTAAgtacaaatatattaaaaatctaaaaatgtattaaaatctactaatttatttaatataaatattttgcaagaGCGAGTGCACACTAGACATATACATGTATTTAGCTATTTGTGTAAATTTTCATGTCGTCAGATGCGAACCGTTGACTTTTATTGCATTAGATGTAACTAAGAGATCGCAGTCACTTGTTAGTCACCTCTCCAGTTTAGGATTGCTATTCCAAAGTGTTGGCTGCCATCTCAATCTCTCGCTGTCTGCTCGTCAATTGCCATACAATTGGCTAAGCAATTTCGAATGGCCAAGATTCTATGATTAATCCCAAATTGCCAGTGGCGTATCCCAATTGAGAGGATATTGTCATGGCCATGATGCAAACGGTGTCAATTTGAAGACGCAATCGGACTCCATCGGATCTATCTGGATCGCTGATCACCGTCGTCGCCTCGCTTGTTGCCCTTGCACCCAGTTAAGgcattaaatttgttttcattattcGATCGTTTATGTAAATTTATTAGTTTGACACGTTTCCCAGTCGCAGTGCATCGATTAATTGAGCTGCATTCTTCTGGGAAACTGTTTGCTGTTTTCGCACATTTGTGCATAATTGGCCAGAGTGTCAATGCTAAATGAGTGCTAATATTTAGCGTAAACTTCTTTGCATTGTGTTCGTTTTATTTGTTAGAATTACCAGCATCAAGCTCTCGCTTCCGCCCTTTCCGCTCGAAAAGCGTTCTGAAAAATATTCCGTAACAAATCCAAGCGAACACTGAACAACATCCGTCCGGCTTCGTGTCAAAAGTAACACCCCTCGGATACCGTGGAATGAGGGTCAGTGGTAAGGGGTTAGGGGTTAGGGGTTAGATGTGTGCATAAATCACAAAAGCCCAGCTGCCCGAATTGACTCGTTTTGGGGTTGTAAATATCTGCTTTGTGCGAAAGCTCAGTCGTCGATCGCTGGTCGCCCGGTGAGGAGGAAGCACTTCTGTTTAACCCCTTGAAAACATCTGGAACTAGTTTTACGGCTTGATCATTTATAGAAAACTTGAAATTGCATATAGGTCGGTGTAACTAAGCTACTCTTACGAAACAATTAGATTCTAATATAACAATAACTATGAaaatactttattttttacaggAAATCCCTTTATTCCACTTTATATTAGAGGGAGCAGATAGGCTTAGACGACGCATTGACTGCCAATTGTGCTTAGGAGTACGTAACAAGGGGTTTCCAGCAGGACCCAGGGTTGTCGAGGCCCTGAACCAATCCAAGGATCGTCACCATGACGCGACCCAAACAGGATGGCGGCAAGTTCAAGGCTTTCATGCAGGAGAATGTCCTCACCATGGCCACCGTTATCGGTGTGTTCGTGGGTGGACTCATCGGCTTCATCATCAAAAATAGCACGGGCGAATGGTCGAAGAGAGAGATCATGTACATATCCTTCCCCGGCGAGATTTTCTTGCGGTGAGTAAGAAGAAGTCAGCTAAATTTATCTTAGATATATCAGATTAATGAATTAGTATAGGAACTATAAATCAAAAAGATGCCTTCGCCTAATTATTGATATAGAtcactaaaataaaaaacatatatttttagaatgCTTAAATGTTTGATTGTGCCGCTTTTGGTCTCATCAATCACCAGTGCCATTGGTGGACTCGATCTGAGCATGTCGAGCAAGATTGCTACCAGGTGAGTTGATAAGAAAACCATATGAAGTTAGAAAGCCCAGATATAAATGAATGTATATCCCTCCAGAGCCATTACGTACTACTTTGTGACCACCATATCGGCCGTGATTCTGGGAATATGTCTGGTGACCACACTGCGTCCCGGCCAGGGAGCCAAGATCGTGGAGACCCAGACGGAGAGCATTGATAAGGCATCCAAGGTGCTCACCCCAGACACGCTAATGGATCTGGTGCGGTATGTGGGAATCTGCCGGTATCTGAACCCGCCTTCTGACTCATTTTCTTTATACCCCAATAGAAACATGTTCACGGACAACATCATTCAGTCGACCATGTTCCAGGTAAGACTCTGATCCAAGGCGAATCGTTCATACTGTTGAACGGCGAAAGCAACGGTAGCAATTATTCAATTCTTTGCGGTTTGGCGAGATTTTGATTGAAACAAAGAGCGACACATAATCAAAACTGACATGATAGGGATACCACAATTTCAATTACAATCCAGCTTCAAGTAGGGGGGGGGGGACAAGTGCTAGCCGGTGTGAGTGAGTGTCAGTgcttaaatttcaattatcgCATGTGCGACTGCGAATCgggagcgagcgagagggaaGCGGTCCTATCAACACGGTTTAGGAGGCCCCAGACGCAAATTGAATCAAAGTACTTAGCTCGGCCTGCGGCAGATATGTGGACATTGTACCTCCATAATTATATGCATATGAGAGTGGATGTTGGTGTAGGTGTAGGCAACCGAATGAATATTCATGCGCCCAATTAGATTATTGTTGACTCAATGAAGGAAAATAACAGACAAGCCACAATTTCGCTTGTTCAGATTCTACCATTTTATAAAACAGATAACGAAAAAGTCTGCCAAATCGCAACGGATGATGAATGATGCGACGATTTTTCAAAgttatgtatataatttttctCAAACTACTGGTTTTGATATGGTTAAAAATccatataaatgtatatataatatatttacacCTGCTCCATTTTAGCACCGCACTGAGATCTATGAGAACACTAGCATTAGCCCAGCACGTAAGTTCCTAGATACACATCATAAACTCATCGTGAAACTTATTCCTATATTCTTCTACATAGAGCCCATGGAAAACTGGGAGTTCAAGTCGGCTCAGCGCGAGGGTTCTAATGTCCTGGGTCTCGTGATGTTCAGTGTCATCTTAGGTACCACCATTGGAAGAATGCGGGAGAAGGGACAACTGCTGCAGGACTTCTTCACCACACTGAGTGAGGCAATGATGACCATCACCTCATGGGTTATTTGGTAACTCGAGATCAATTTCCATATCACCAAGAATTTAAGAAAACAATTATTGATTTCTTTAGGATTTCACCGCTGGGTGTTGCCTTCCTGATAGCCGCCAAGATCATTGAAATGGAATCGATAGCTGCGACGATTCAGTCATTAGGATGGTATTTCATAACGGTCATGATAGGACTATTCCTTCACGGTTTTGGTAAGTTATGAACACCATAAACAAtgattgaaattaaaaattttaatatattctAATTTCAGGTACGATTGCGGTGATCTTCTTCTTGGGCACCCGACGTCTCCCGTACCGCTATATTGCCAAGCTTAGTCAGGTCCTGGCCACTGCATTTGGAACAGGTTCCAGCTCGGCCACCATGCCGCTGACCATCAAGTGTTTGGACAACATGGGCATCGATCCGCGGGTCACTCGCTTTGTCATTCCCGTGGGTGCCACTATTAACATGGACGGAACGGCTCTCTATGAGGCTGTGGCTGCTCTGTTCATCGCCCAATACCGTGAGATGAGCTATTCCTTCGGCACCATTGTGGCTGTCAGTATAACAGCCACGGCGGCATCGATTGGAGCTGCTGGAATCCCGCAGGCCGGACTCGTCACCATGGTCATGGTGCTGGACACAGTGGGCTTGGAGCCGAAGGATGTGTCCCTCATCATAGCCGTCGATTGGCTACTGTAAGTCGGAAGATTTTGAATCAAAGGATTTTATAATAACACACTGTAATTTCAGGGATCGCTTCCGCACGACCATTAATGTGATGTGCGATGCTCTTGGCACTATTTTGGTTAACCATCTGTCGAAGAATGATCTGGCCAGCGTGGATAGGGTGAGTTTGGAGTATGTCTTTCTAAAATCTGCATCACTCTTATTCATTTTTGTCTTCAGCTGAATGCCGAGCCCCATGAGCTCCTCGAGCTGGGCCCCAATGGCCACGAGATGAAGGAATGAAGGCAGTCTTCGCTTGGCGCCTATAACCGCAAACGATGAGTGGACATGTCCCGGCTGTGGGCCTGTTTCCACATCCTGCCCAGCAACGATAGCGACGATAGTGActacgacgacgacgacgaggagtttTAAGGATCGTTGAAGGATCGTATTGTATCAGCGCTGGAAAGGAGTCATCACATTTGTTTGCGAGTTATTTTGGGTGACCAAGTCGTATCTAATTTTCAGATTGATCAATTTGAAGCAGCTCCTCCGGCAGAGGACAGATATCTGCCAGAGTACAAGTACTAAGCCAGAAACGAATTTAAGTGACACATTCGTTAAATAGTTTGTTTTTtccaaaatgaaaatatcGAAAAACAGCGAGAACAGCAGCAATATGATTTAAGATGAAAACATAACATTTATCGCCTAAATTAGGGATACTTTCAAGGTGtacataatttttaaatataattatattaaattgagTTCAAATTTGCATTACAATCTCCCTATGATTAGTATTACAATTGAAGAGTAAAATTAGTTAAATTCCAAGCAAGCAATCCCAACTTTAAGCAATTGCATTTGATTAGGTCGCAAATTGTTGAGATTCGTATCTAGTATTTGTTAAACCATATTCTATAACTTTTTGACATAGCAAAGcgaaacaaaataattaaaaaagacaaatatttaacaataGAACACAGATAAATTAACACACTAATAGgtgaaaaccaaaaccaaatccAATTCAAATCGAACCACAATTTCAAATGCCGTTACAAGTTCGTGTTCATAGTTGAGCTTTGTAAATACTTAATAGCTTaagtatacatacataaaactttatggaaatatttatatttaaagcgTGGAAACCGAATTCTTGGATGACAATAATAGAGTGCTGCAATCACACATACAGTCAATTTATACAAGTAAcgaattatttataaaatattattaaaactAACATAAATTAGGTCACATCTTTGCAGAAATCAACCAAATAATGAGTAAatacaaaatcaataaaactaATTATATACTTGAATGTTTGCCATGCTTTCAGCCAAAAAGGAGAATTTTTTAGGTTACGAATTACCAAAATGTTTGTAGTTGTGCGTAGTCTAAATATATGTTTACTAATAAATCTTTATGAATATTAAACGAACTTTTCAAGCATTTTAACTTACGGTATTTGGAGCCTCAAAAATGGGTGCagtttcaattcaatttgatcTGTTTGATGGGCAGGTTTCATATCTTATACACAATGTTAACGATAtggctgattttatttatcataaaaattttaaatgaaattaatgaGTTGTTTCAATGGTTCAAAAATTACTTAGAGCTTTGGCAAGTTTACAAACCTTTGAATTAAAGCTTTTAGTAGCTTGCATTGGATTTTGCACAGATGGCGCATTTAATAAACTCATCGAAACTGGAATAAAAATTATacttcaaaaatattaataattatgaacaaaaaaaatgtaagttctactcttttatttgattatttaatAGTAGTATTATTAAGTTTCTAAATTTATGTCCGTTTTGTTTGAAATGCTATCCCGAAATTATGTTTGCTTTGCAACATTACATGCTATTTTACACAGTAcagtttaaattaaatggtGTTAAAAATTTAACATTATCGAAAAACAATTTGGTTAGGCAACTTTTGACTTCTGTTTTGCCTTTAAAGTTACCATCCTTTTGATCTAAGTATTTAGTGTCCCATCTGCATGTACTTCTGTTTGCGAACCCTTTTCCAAAAAGTAACTGCCcctaaagaaaataaaaggacCATAACAGAAAACAATGCTCCCCAAATATAAAATTGGGGGCCATCAAAGGGGGACAGAATCCTTGCCACTGGGGTAGCAAGGATATGCAGGCAGGTtgtcaaaacaaacaaatataataaaataaaacaaagagCCAACGAAGCAAAAGTATATTTCGATGATTTCTCAACTTTTTCTTCATTCAGCTTCACTTCACTAGCTTCTTTGTTTGCGCAGCGTAAAAAGTTTTGAATTATTGTGTTTTAGCATTGTCTTAGAAAAACCCAACAGGCAAGTTGGACCTAGCATACTTGACAGCATTTATTATTAGATAAaccaaaatttttgaaaacgGCTTAAATATTTGACTGAAGTTAGATACTCCCAAAATTCCTGGTGAATGCCCATTGCCCAAACTCTGcgctacagcagcagcagctaagCACGGAACTCTAAGGACAATCTTCAGCCATGCTAATCAATGATGCCACTAGAGATCGTCCCATCTATCAGGATATCCAGCGCCTTACAGATGCCCAACTGAGCACCATGTGCAAAAACCACGGGCTCATTCTGGGTCCCATCAATTTACAAAATAGACGCATGGCAGAGCGCAAGCTCCATATAGCAATGATCACTGTGCGGGCCAAGTATCGAGCTCATCAGCAGTTTGTCCTGGAGTGCAACATGAAAAGTTCCGCTAACATACAGCAAGTTCCGCCTCCGCAGCAAAACTACGGCTTAGTGGACGTACTGCCCCAGAACTATTACCAACCCATGCCACCGCAAACTTACTGGCCATCTCCGCGAACCAATTTGAGAAGCCCACCTCCGCCCAGCTGGAATATCCAAAATCGTCGGGAGCGTACGGACCCGGTGCTCGAGCCGCGTCAGTACGTTACTTGGAGCCAGCAGAACAGGATGAACAACGAAAATACTGCAAATTCTGGTAATAGTTTCCTGGGGTTCAAGATGCCCTTTTTCCTGGGGGCTGCCAGGGATATCAGGTCATTGATTACCAACTCCATCAAGCGTTTTCAGGGAGGAGAAGCGGAGAACGCGCCCATGAGCTTCCAGGATGGGCCAGTGTTCGATGGCACGAACACGCATAAATTTCACCCTGATGAATGTGAAGAAGATTATCAAGAATATTCCGATGAAGATAGTGCCGGAAATCCTTCCACCTCTGACCGTGAACCGGATACGCTGTCTGGTGCTTCAGAGGATGAAGACCAGGAAGTTGAGAGGAAGGACCTTAGTCGCCAAGACTCCTATCCGTATCCCTTCAGCTTTCGGGAACTTCAGAGACAGATCAATGGTGCGGAATCCCAACATGAACTACGAGACTACAAGAGTTTCCTTAGCCTATCGAGTGTTTATCACGAGTTCGAAAGCCAAGTGCCAATGGCACGGACTGCACCATCTGTGGATTCGAAGCCCCGCTTCAGCTGGTGGTGGCAGTGGAGGGCGAAGGCGGGAGATGAGCGAATTCCGGAGACGGAGCGGACC contains the following coding sequences:
- the LOC6611799 gene encoding excitatory amino acid transporter 1; this translates as MTRPKQDGGKFKAFMQENVLTMATVIGVFVGGLIGFIIKNSTGEWSKREIMYISFPGEIFLRMLKCLIVPLLVSSITSAIGGLDLSMSSKIATRAITYYFVTTISAVILGICLVTTLRPGQGAKIVETQTESIDKASKVLTPDTLMDLVRNMFTDNIIQSTMFQHRTEIYENTSISPAQPMENWEFKSAQREGSNVLGLVMFSVILGTTIGRMREKGQLLQDFFTTLSEAMMTITSWVIWISPLGVAFLIAAKIIEMESIAATIQSLGWYFITVMIGLFLHGFGTIAVIFFLGTRRLPYRYIAKLSQVLATAFGTGSSSATMPLTIKCLDNMGIDPRVTRFVIPVGATINMDGTALYEAVAALFIAQYREMSYSFGTIVAVSITATAASIGAAGIPQAGLVTMVMVLDTVGLEPKDVSLIIAVDWLLDRFRTTINVMCDALGTILVNHLSKNDLASVDRLNAEPHELLELGPNGHEMKE
- the LOC6611800 gene encoding uncharacterized protein LOC6611800 produces the protein MLINDATRDRPIYQDIQRLTDAQLSTMCKNHGLILGPINLQNRRMAERKLHIAMITVRAKYRAHQQFVLECNMKSSANIQQVPPPQQNYGLVDVLPQNYYQPMPPQTYWPSPRTNLRSPPPPSWNIQNRRERTDPVLEPRQYVTWSQQNRMNNENTANSGNSFLGFKMPFFLGAARDIRSLITNSIKRFQGGEAENAPMSFQDGPVFDGTNTHKFHPDECEEDYQEYSDEDSAGNPSTSDREPDTLSGASEDEDQEVERKDLSRQDSYPYPFSFRELQRQINGAESQHELRDYKSFLSLSSVYHEFESQVPMARTAPSVDSKPRFSWWWQWRAKAGDERIPETERTTEQDLLQERELKTINYLSEAPSRTDDGMLELMGMVELRDDSEEEVLEDTQIARGSRSWVGFCRHIFHLLCCDRQGKLDPEKLRCNFFCCCMAFGVYMGFKMMR